The following nucleotide sequence is from Bacteroidota bacterium.
CCAGAGGTCGCTACTGAGCGAATCCGGATAGGCAAGTACCGTGATTTGGTTTATCTGAGAGAACATGCGTCCCGAAAACGGATCCCGTGCTTCGATCCGATAGGTCCAGTGATTTCCGGGCGTGAGATTGATCAGATGTTGTCGGCCGGTGCCGCTCTCCTGCGGGTTGGAACAACCCAAGTAGAGCAGTGAAAAGAAGAGGACTGCATACAGACCGTAACGCATCTTAATAGTTAGATAGAGTTAAACTACTGGAAGAATGCAAAACGGGGTGACAAAGTTGCCGCCCCGTTCTTAGAAAACCGTTGTCATGGCGCTCTATCGCTTCCAGCTTTCGCCGAATCGGCCGGCAAAATTGCTGGACGAAGCATAGATACGCTTCGTTGCGGCGATCGAGTTGATGCGCTCTTCGACGATATGGTTTGCCGCTTCGATGGAAGTGATTCCCAATTCGTTCGACCGTTGGAGAATCTTCTTCATCGTGTTATAAATATTCTCCGCCTGCTTGAGCGCACGCGATTGCGAGTAGCCCTCGAGTTCGCTGGCGACATTGATCAAGCCGCCGGCATTGATCACGTAATCCGGTGCGTACAGGATGTCGCGCTTTGCAAGCTCTTTCGAATGCTTATCTTCGTCGGCGAGCTGATTGTTCGCCGGACCGGCAATGATCGAGCACTTGAGCTTCGGGATCGTCTCGTCGTTGATGCCTGCTCCGAGCGCCGCCGGAGTGAAGATATCGCAGGCGACGTCGAAGATTTCGCCCGGGGCGACGACAGTCGCACCCGTTGCGGCAGCGACTTCCTGCGCTTTGTCGGCGTAGATGTCGGTGATAAAGATCTTCGCACCCGCGTCGTGCAAATGTTTGGCAAGTGTCGAGGCAACATGCCCGGCACCCTGAATGGCAACCGTCTTGCCCTCGAGCGAATCGCTGCCGAAGCGGACGTTTGCGCAGGCTTTGATGCCGCAGAACGTACCGTATGCCGTCACCGGCGACGGATCGCCCGAACCGCCAAGCTCGAACGGAATGCCGGTCACGTACTTCGTCTCGTGGAAGATGTGCACCATCTCGTTGACCGACGTGCCGACATCCTCTGCCGTGATATAGCGTCCGCCGAGGCCTTCGATGAACCGACCGAATGCACGGAAGAGCGCCTCGCTCTTTTGCGTACGCGGATCGCCGATGATGACGGCCTTACCGCCGCCGAGATTCAAACCGGCTGCGGCTGCTTTGTAGGTCATGCCTCGCGAAAGTCGGAGCACGTCGCGTAAGGCATCGTAATCGCTGGCGTACGTCCACATGCGGGCACCGCCCAAGGCAGGGCCGAGTGTCGTATTGTGGACACCGATGATCGCGCGAAGTCCCGATGCCTTATCCGAGCAGAAGACAACCTGCTCGTGGTCGAACTGGCGAAAAAGATCGAACAACTCAGGGCGCTCCATGGACGATTCCGGTGAAAGCTGTGCGGTGTGAGAGCCGTTGACAGCTGTGGAAGTCTTCTTGGGGGCTGCAACTACGGACATTATGGTTTTTCCGTTTAGTAGTGGTGAATTCTGCCTAACGATTGCCGTTCGGGGAGCGGTCACCGCGAAGCACATTTAAAACGAATGCAACAGTGCTTCGGTTCGGACGGAAGGAATTCCGGTAGAGCCTCCGTTTGCTCGGTTTATCAAGACGTCATTCTGAGCGAAGCGAAGAATCCCTTGGTGAAACGCAGTGAGGCTCCGCCGTAGGGATTCTTCGCTTCGCTCAGAATGACGATGCAATAACAATACGGATAAGGTCAACAGGGGACCACGACCAGCATCTGCGTGGAAGCAATCGTTCGTCAATGTGGATGAATCGTTACTTCCCGAGAATCCAATACGCCAGTAGCGCGACGCTCTCGCGCACGCGGTAGTAGGCGAGGTCTTGAAAGGTCTGACGGATATTCGATGGCGTACCGATGGCATCGACGCCATTGAAGCGGCACATTTCGATCACGCGGGCAAGGTGATACTGGTCGCTAACGATCACAAAGCGATTCCAACCCTGTTTCTTTTGCAGTTCGTCTCGCAGGTACAAAACTTGTTCAAGGGTGCTGTGACTGCGCGATTCGGCGACGATCCGGTTCTCTTCGATCCCTCGTTTGACCAGCTCGGCCTTCGCGATTTCCGCTTCGGTGCGTTCGCCCGTTGCATTCGAACCGGTGACGACGAGTTTCGGGACGATCGAGAGCTTGAGAAGATCCTCGCCGACTTTGATACGCTCCGAAAGCGTGGGGCTCGGCCGTTCTCCGCGCTCGTTGCCGTGCCACACCGCAGCGCCGAGCACTACGCCTGCATCGGGATCGAATTTCTTCAGTTCGCTATAGTCCGAAGTGACGTTATACGTGAACGAGAATACAAATGCGACAATGATCGCCGAGATGAATACGCTGAGGGTGACCCTGAGTACTCGGAGGATTCCGGCAAAATGAGAGAAGTCATATTCCCGTCTCGGAACAAGCAGCGATAAAAACAGCGAGCGGCATGTGAGGTAGCCAATCGATGCGATGCGCGGGAATTCGCCGGCCTCGAAATTTCTCGCCTCGAACGTGATCGCAAGAATGACGGCTGCCACGATCGTCACTGCAACGGCGCGCCGACGACTCACGAGTATCGGACGAATAAACGCCCGCAATAACATTGCGACCGTGAACAAGAACAACAGGTTGGAGATCGTATCGCTTTTGGTCGAGAACCGGAAAAACTGCGGAATGAGACCCTGACCTTCGAAGCGGGCGTTGGTCAACAGATAAAACGACATGCACTCGAGCATGATCGCTAGCCCGATGAGCGCACGCTTGAGTCCGCTCGTCGCTGGGTTCGACAGGGTCGCTTGCATCGATGCATACAACAGTCAGCCGACGCGAAAAGTAATGGAAAAGTGGTGGCTGTGCGAACTCCATATTCTCTGTCATTGCAAGGAAATCCGTGTGCGGACGACCATGCAATCTGCAATCCTAATGTATGCGCCACGATTCAAGATTGTAGATTGCTTCGTCGTCGCTTCGCAACTTCCTCGCAATGACATGGGGGGGCAAATAAAAAAGGCGACCATCGGTCGCCTTTGATCTGCATCTATACACTTTCTTATTCCGGCTCGACCTGTGCGTAGTCGAGTTCGACAGGAGTCTTGCGGCCGAAGATCGAGACTTCCACCTTGAGCTTCTGCTTGTCCTCGTTGACCTCTTTGATCTGCGCCTGGAAGCCGTTGAACGGTCCGTCGATGACCTTGACCGGCTGACCGAGATAGTATCGGACTTCCGGCACTTCGAGATCCTTGCGCTCTTCGACCTTACCGAGGATGCGGCGCATCTCGTCGGGCTGTAGCGCGGTCGGTCGGTCTTTCGACGGGCCGACGAAGCTCACGACACTCGGGATCGACAGGATAATATCGATCAGCCTCTTGTCGAGCGCCGCTTCGAGGAGGATATAGCCGGGGAGGAAACTCTTGGTTTTGACGCGCTTTTTACCGTCGCGTACTTCAAACACTTTTTCGTTGGGGATAACGACCTCGAGGACGCGATCGGAGAGGCCGCGGCGCTGCATCTCATCTTCGATGTAGGCCTTGACCTTGCTCTCGTGCCCGGTGAAGCACCGCAGCGCGTACCATTTGGTTTGTGTGGCTTGCAGTTCGCTCATGGTCGTCATTGGTTACATTCCATAGACCAGTCGTAGCACTACTTCGAAGATCTTATCGACACCGAAGATGAACGCCGAGGTAATGATCGTCAGAACGAGCGTAACCATCGTCGCGTCTTGCAACTGCTCGCGTGACGGCCAGGTGACCTTCTTCATCTCCTTTTGAACTTCGGTGATGAAGCTGCTCACGCGACCGCCCATGCCCTTCTTTTCCGGGGCGAGCTGTGTCGAAGTGGTTGTCAGTGTTGTCTCTGCCATAAACGTGCGCGGTTAGTGTGTATGTGCGCGTAATCGAACGTGGCACGTGCGGAGGGACTCGAACCCCCAACCGGCGGTTTTGGAGACCGCTACTCTACCAATTGAGCTACGCACGTATCGACTGTAGAATTAAAAAATGACTTCTCAATTCTACAGTGTCAATTTACTTGGTTTCCTTGTGCGTCGTGCGCTTGTTGCAGCGCGAGCAATACTTCTTGTATTCGACGCGACCGGACTGCTTGCGCTTGTTCTTGGTCGTCGAATAGTTGCGCTCTTTGCATTCGGTGCACTCAAGTGTGATAATGTCTCTCATCGTCGTATCCTTTCAAAAAAATCGTTTGCTGCGAGCCACCGGCATCGAAGCAGTGTGAGCGGGAGACGGGACTCGAACCCGCGACCAACAGCTTGGAAGGCTGTGACTCTACCAACTGAGTTACTCCCGCCTCAGATTGAGGGCAATAGAAATTCCTGCCCTCTGCAGAGCCATTAGATAGCAAAAAAATAC
It contains:
- a CDS encoding Glu/Leu/Phe/Val dehydrogenase, with translation MERPELFDLFRQFDHEQVVFCSDKASGLRAIIGVHNTTLGPALGGARMWTYASDYDALRDVLRLSRGMTYKAAAAGLNLGGGKAVIIGDPRTQKSEALFRAFGRFIEGLGGRYITAEDVGTSVNEMVHIFHETKYVTGIPFELGGSGDPSPVTAYGTFCGIKACANVRFGSDSLEGKTVAIQGAGHVASTLAKHLHDAGAKIFITDIYADKAQEVAAATGATVVAPGEIFDVACDIFTPAALGAGINDETIPKLKCSIIAGPANNQLADEDKHSKELAKRDILYAPDYVINAGGLINVASELEGYSQSRALKQAENIYNTMKKILQRSNELGITSIEAANHIVEERINSIAATKRIYASSSNFAGRFGESWKR
- a CDS encoding YdcF family protein, translating into MQATLSNPATSGLKRALIGLAIMLECMSFYLLTNARFEGQGLIPQFFRFSTKSDTISNLLFLFTVAMLLRAFIRPILVSRRRAVAVTIVAAVILAITFEARNFEAGEFPRIASIGYLTCRSLFLSLLVPRREYDFSHFAGILRVLRVTLSVFISAIIVAFVFSFTYNVTSDYSELKKFDPDAGVVLGAAVWHGNERGERPSPTLSERIKVGEDLLKLSIVPKLVVTGSNATGERTEAEIAKAELVKRGIEENRIVAESRSHSTLEQVLYLRDELQKKQGWNRFVIVSDQYHLARVIEMCRFNGVDAIGTPSNIRQTFQDLAYYRVRESVALLAYWILGK
- the nusG gene encoding transcription termination/antitermination factor NusG; translated protein: MSELQATQTKWYALRCFTGHESKVKAYIEDEMQRRGLSDRVLEVVIPNEKVFEVRDGKKRVKTKSFLPGYILLEAALDKRLIDIILSIPSVVSFVGPSKDRPTALQPDEMRRILGKVEERKDLEVPEVRYYLGQPVKVIDGPFNGFQAQIKEVNEDKQKLKVEVSIFGRKTPVELDYAQVEPE
- the secE gene encoding preprotein translocase subunit SecE; protein product: MGGRVSSFITEVQKEMKKVTWPSREQLQDATMVTLVLTIITSAFIFGVDKIFEVVLRLVYGM
- the rpmG gene encoding 50S ribosomal protein L33, producing MRDIITLECTECKERNYSTTKNKRKQSGRVEYKKYCSRCNKRTTHKETK